AGAAACTCTTTGGCGTCCCTTTGGCCCGGCGCGGAATTCAACCGGTCTATTTACAAATTGCCAATCTGCACGCCAACCCGCTCCGGTTGTATTTTTTAGAAATCGACCCGCATTACTTTACCCCGCTGGAAGCGGCGGGCATTAACCACTTTTCCATCATCAAACGATTATCGGCGTTTGGCGTGGCGGCGTGGTATTTTTTACCGTTGATTTTTCTGTTGCCGCTCAAACTGCTCACCGCCAGTTGGGCTAATCGGCGGATGGATGAATGTTTTCGCGGGCAGGCGTTTCCCCTGCGCCCCATTCCGCCAGGGACGACACAAGCGGGATTTATCTTTTGCACATTGGACGCCGGAACCAAAAACATCCGTGTCTGCCTGTATGAAACCGGCGGCGCGGGGACCGAGGATGGCCCCGCTAATTTGGCAAATCTAGGCCAGGCACCGGCCGAGCCGATGGCCGATGTTTGCTTTGCGCTGCCAGTGCCGGGGATGAAAGCCGATTACCATCGCCGCGATTTTGCACAGCTATATGGTGAAAGCGAACTGATCGAGTGCGATCTGACCGAGCTTACCCGGCGATTACGGGAACTTCCCCCCGCAACCACCAACAAAGCAGGGAATAAAGGGGGCGATCCGGTCAACTTGGTCGTCTTGGGCGAGTTGGAAACCGTGTTAGGGGCGTTTACCGCGCGCTGGGATGAATGCGAAACGATCACGCTGGAGACTTGCTGGAAAACGGCCAAGGCGTTTTTACTAGGGGCTGAATATCGTTATTCGCCGGTCAGCGCGTTGTATCTGCTGGGCCGCAGCCAAGACTTGGCCCTGCAACGGATTCGCGGCACCATCAACGAACGCCTACATTTGCGATTGTGGCTCGCGCCCTTGCGCTATCGCGGCACGCCGATCTGGGTGGGTCAGATCAGCCGGGATATTGGGGTGCGATTTACAACCCAGACTTGGAACCTGACCACGCACCGCGTCGACCCCAATGTTGACGAATCACGCGATTATCTGGTGGAGGACCTGCTGCGGGCCGAACGAATCGACGCGGTGGGTTATGTGACCGGCGTGGGGGCGTGCGATCCACAGTCCCCGCGACATAACTTGACCGGCGATCCGTACTTCACCGACGGCAAACGGGCGGTGATCGCGCTTTCGACCGCCCGCACCCAGCCGCGATACGTGGCGTGGAGTTAGGTTTACATTTGTGCACTATAATGTACTCAACATGGTATCTGTGGGCACAAACGAGCTCATTTATCAGCACCACGGCGAGGTAATACTTCTAATTGATTATTGTGCAAATCAACAATTGTCCGTACAATCGCACGAATTTCTCGTTCCATGAACGCTGGTCCTTCGCGACTACTACCAATAGGAAGCGGCATACTTGGAAATTCCTTATTCCATTCATTGATTAATTGCATTCTTGTCAGCTTAGCTTCATTTAAGTTAACTTTAATAGTAGGACAACTGTATGAGTAAGCAATAAATGTTCCATCGATTGGTGCAAGTCCCGACCACATATACATTACAAGCCCGCGCAAATCCAATTGGTTGAGTTGAGCAAATTGTTTCTCCCCAAGTCCGTGTTGGATAAATGCAACCCAAGCAAGCCTCAAAAGCTTATGAAATTCTTCTAGATTATTCGTAATCTCGCCATCAGGCTTGATTAATAAAAATTTATCGGGTAATTTATCGTTAAAAACCTTTATAGGTGGAGGGGGCGGTGAGCAATCTTCTAGATCATTAGCAAATTTTAGAAGCCAATGCTGTTGGTGGAAACACCACGCCTGCAATCGCTTTGTTAGATCGACTCTTGCACACTGCTTACAAACGCGATTTAATGAGTTGGCACTTACGATTTTTGTGTTTTCACCGCCTGCAAGCGCACGTAAAACAAGAGCGACTAATCTACCTGGGGTAATTATTGAATGAGCTGTGGCTCGAATACTATCCTCAATTAATAAATTCGTGTTATCGAAGAACCTGAAATGCACACATTCCGCTAGACCTTTCAGATCTATTTCTGCGGGATCAAATACGCTCGTTTGCTCCCAAAAAACTTGTATTGTCCATCCAGCATACTGCCAGAATGCAATCAATGGCATTACGAGGCGCGATTTATTCAATTCAACATCCTGTGATTGTATAAGGTTTCTATCTTCTTGTATCCATGAAAAATCAGAAAGATCACCAGTCCAAAAAAGTGGAGGTTTCAATTGCTCTGTGCTCGGATACTCAATAACTTTTCCAATCGGTATTCCATCTGAATTTCTTTGAAATGGTTCTGGTGGATAGTCGCGACTGTGACCTTCTCCACCGTCTGTAAGGTTACACAAAATGCCAGATCCCTGATTTCTTCGGCCAAACAATCTAATTAATCGTCGCTCTTCATCGTGTGCCTCATCATCTGTTGGAAAAAAGCCAGCGAATTGGTAGCGAACTTCAATTTCAGAATCCAACATTTTACGGATCAATCGATGTTTTTCAGTGTTATTCTCTGGATTTAACGATTCTTTTTCATGTGCGAAACATCTCCACTGTGTTCCCTTACCAACGTAAAACGGCTGACCACACTGATCTATTAATAAATAGACGTAAAAAAGATGTTCCGCAGCACTTATACAACGACACGCCTCAACTCTTGACAACATTGCAAAACCCTTCGCAAAATGCCGTATCCCCAAGCACACTGCTGCCTAGAAATTTGTAACATATTACACTTGTTATTTTGATTAAAAGCCCAGGCTTTTACGAGTTTCATTGTATGCAACTACCATTTCATCAATTTTCTCACCGGCGTTTCGGAGAGCGAGCTCAACAACGGCCTCTTTCGATGGAGCATCAGAAACCGATTGACTTCCACTGAGATAGCCTCTTACTTCAATTAATACCCGTTTAACCTCCAAAGCCAAAGCTTGTGAGCAACTTTCTAGGCGTTTGGCTGCTTGTTCAAAAGCTTGTTCGACTGGCATAACAAACCTCCATCATGTGAAAAGTAAGACTAAATGATAATTGATACTAACTTTAAACAGAATTGCATGCAAGATTTAATTTCGATAAAAATAACTGGGATAGGTATTGTGCAACTCATAACGGAATTGGTTTGGGTAAAAGGATTTGGTAATGCTGAAATGCTCCCTGGCTAACGCGGCGGGCTAAATGCCTCCCTCCACCCCTCTTGACATCCGCTAAAATTGCTGCAAAATCAGGGATTCTGTTAATTGACGCCAACTTAGCCGCAGATTTTATCTGGAGTTTACCCATGGTTCGCGCTCGCCCCAAAACCCGCCGGGCCAAATTGATCCGCAAACGCTCTTGCCCCAAATGTGGCAGCGTCATTAACACCCAGGTCAAGCGTTGCAAAAAATGCGGCGGTGAAGTCGGCTTTGTGGTACCGGGCAAGCTAACACCGAAAAAAGCATTTCGCCGCACACCCAAGGCATTGGTGCGGTGATTTTTCGCAATTATTGCCACGATAGTGCATCCCCCGCCGACTCCATTGGCGGGGCTATTTATCGCTAGGCGAAATCCCGTGTGATGGCAATAGCGGAGGCCCTCTCTCAGAATCGTTCTGTGGCCTGGAATTCTTATGGTTCTGACCTTTGCCGTTTTGATCTTGGTTTTTGGATTGCTGGCGTTTAGCCGGTTGAGCGCGGATGTCATCTTAATTGCCGGTGTTTTGGTTTTTTTGGTCGCGGGGACCATTTCGACCAAGGACGCTTTGGCGGGCCTAGCCAATGAGGGGCTGGTCTCGGTCGCGCTCTTGTACGTGGTCGGTGCCGGGATGCAGGATACCGGTGGGATGACCCTCATCGCCGAAAAGCTGCTCGGACGCCCCAAATCGTCCGAAGCCGCCGTGGTTCGGCTGATGACGCCAGTCGCGTTCCTCAGCGCGTTTATGAATAACACACCGCTCGTGGCGATGATGATCCCCGTCACGGCCGACTGGGCCAAGCAAAACCGCATCCCCGTCTCTAAACTGATGATGCCCCTCAGCTTTGCCGCGATCCTGGGGGGAGTTTGCACGCTCGTGGGGACTAGCACCAATCTGGTTGTCAGTGGGCTAGTAACCGAAGCGCACAAGGTTCAGTCAGAAGCGTTTGCGCAGGGTAAACTTTCCGCGATCACACTTCCCGCGGGATTGGGGTTTTTGGATATTACCTGGGTGGGGGTGCCAGTCTGCGCGGCGGGAATTTTGTTTTTGGCCCTGACCAGTCGCTGGCTATTGCCAAATCGCGTCCCGCCGATCGATACGACGGCCGACGCCCGGGAGTATACAGTGGACATGCTAGTCCCCCCCGAGAGCGCGCTGGTGGGGAAATCGATTGAGGAAGCGGGGCTGCGGCATTTGCCGGGGGTCTTTTTGGCCGAAATCCAGCGGAACGAATTTGTGATACCCGCCGTGGCCCCGCAGGAACGACTGCAGGCCGGCGACC
Above is a window of Pirellulales bacterium DNA encoding:
- a CDS encoding LssY C-terminal domain-containing protein; protein product: MIGGGVWQALRRIFTTVYDPQPESREFLTRAQSHTTPVAKITAAVLSAGESQKLFGVPLARRGIQPVYLQIANLHANPLRLYFLEIDPHYFTPLEAAGINHFSIIKRLSAFGVAAWYFLPLIFLLPLKLLTASWANRRMDECFRGQAFPLRPIPPGTTQAGFIFCTLDAGTKNIRVCLYETGGAGTEDGPANLANLGQAPAEPMADVCFALPVPGMKADYHRRDFAQLYGESELIECDLTELTRRLRELPPATTNKAGNKGGDPVNLVVLGELETVLGAFTARWDECETITLETCWKTAKAFLLGAEYRYSPVSALYLLGRSQDLALQRIRGTINERLHLRLWLAPLRYRGTPIWVGQISRDIGVRFTTQTWNLTTHRVDPNVDESRDYLVEDLLRAERIDAVGYVTGVGACDPQSPRHNLTGDPYFTDGKRAVIALSTARTQPRYVAWS
- a CDS encoding GIY-YIG nuclease family protein, encoding MLSRVEACRCISAAEHLFYVYLLIDQCGQPFYVGKGTQWRCFAHEKESLNPENNTEKHRLIRKMLDSEIEVRYQFAGFFPTDDEAHDEERRLIRLFGRRNQGSGILCNLTDGGEGHSRDYPPEPFQRNSDGIPIGKVIEYPSTEQLKPPLFWTGDLSDFSWIQEDRNLIQSQDVELNKSRLVMPLIAFWQYAGWTIQVFWEQTSVFDPAEIDLKGLAECVHFRFFDNTNLLIEDSIRATAHSIITPGRLVALVLRALAGGENTKIVSANSLNRVCKQCARVDLTKRLQAWCFHQQHWLLKFANDLEDCSPPPPPIKVFNDKLPDKFLLIKPDGEITNNLEEFHKLLRLAWVAFIQHGLGEKQFAQLNQLDLRGLVMYMWSGLAPIDGTFIAYSYSCPTIKVNLNEAKLTRMQLINEWNKEFPSMPLPIGSSREGPAFMEREIRAIVRTIVDLHNNQLEVLPRRGADK